The genomic segment CGAACCGGTGCGGTGTGTAGGACCCGCGGCTGTAGAACCAGGGAGTCTGGGGCGGCGCGCCGACCAGCTCAACCGTCCGGGACCATTGCTCGGTGAGGCCGAAGACGATGGCGTAGGGCAGGTCGGGAGAGAACCGGTCCGCATGCAGGGCGTCGGCGCGGTCGGCTCCGGCCGTCTGCAGGTAGGCCCGGAAGCCATTGACCCGACGGAGCAGCTCGGCGCCCACCGGCGTGCGCCGGGGCATCCGCTTGGCTCCCAGCATGAGCGCGGGCCCAGCGAGCAGGATCGGGAGAGCCACCAGCCCATAGTCGGTCAGCGCGGCACCCAGGGTCAGGGCGGCGCCGAGGACGGTCACGACACGCCCCCGTTTGACCCACCGTCGCTGCACCTCGTCGGGATAGTCGGTGAACCAGCCCCGCTGCACGGCATCCTGGTACAGCGCCGAGCGGACGAGCGTGGACTGGTGGTAGAAGTCCTGCTTCAACTCGGAGAGCCACACCGCCTCCTCGACCTCTGCCCGCCGGCCGCCGCGGGAGGCGAACAGCCCATCAAAGAGCACACGCTCGTAGTCCAGCAGATTCTTGTCGGCGGCCTTGAGCTTGACCAGCCGCCAGTCGAACTTCTCCCAGTCGTCCGGGGCGTCATCCTCGATCCGCAGGTAGCCACGGACGGCCAGGTCGACCAGGGTGGCGGGGATGGCCACCGGGTTGACGACCTCGTCCACCAGCAACCCGGCCTGGGCCGGGCGAATCCCTTCGGGCGGGACAAATTCCACCATGGCGCCGGCCACCGACGCCGCCCCGGCGCCCGGTCGGCGCTCCCGCCCGACGACCCCGAACAGCCAGCCAAGCCCGAGCAGCACGACCACCAGAACCCCACCGGCCATCCCGAGTCTGCCCGGGGTCACCGAGAACGCCTGGGCCAGGCTCGAGCGCTCCTCCAGGACCGGTCGTGGGGCCGGCACCACTCCGGTCGGGAACCCGACCACCACCGTCACGCCCTCCTGAGGGCCCAGGCCGGTGGTGGCGAAGGCACCTGTCCGACCGTCCGTCTCGCTGGAGCCACACGACCGGGTGGAACCGACGGGCCCGACATAGCAGGCCACCCGGCCGATGGGCGCCGGGGCCGTGACCGTCACCGACGCCTGCTCGATCGGCACCTCCCAGTCGCCGCCGATGGCGTTCCAGTACAGCTCGTCGTGGTCGGGGAACCCGTTCAGTGTCCCCTCGACCCGGTAGACGATGCTGTAGTCGTGCCGGCCGGTGATGGTCTGGTCGGGGTCACCGATGCGGATCCGCAGCGTGTTGTCCACCTCCTCCAGCGTGTACTGGACCGGGGTCCCAGGCGATCCGGAGACCTCCAGCACCTGGAGGGGGTAGACGCGGTCGTGGCGGTCGTCGTAGCGGAAGCGCACGGGTACGTCCCGGAAGATGCCGTGGCGCTCTTCGGCGCCGAAGTCGTAGGCGATCTGTTCGGTGACCACCAGGGCCCCGTCGGCCTCGATCT from the Actinomycetota bacterium genome contains:
- a CDS encoding DUF2207 domain-containing protein, coding for MTAGLALAVLAAPARAQNPERILDYRVDLQIEADGALVVTEQIAYDFGAEERHGIFRDVPVRFRYDDRHDRVYPLQVLEVSGSPGTPVQYTLEEVDNTLRIRIGDPDQTITGRHDYSIVYRVEGTLNGFPDHDELYWNAIGGDWEVPIEQASVTVTAPAPIGRVACYVGPVGSTRSCGSSETDGRTGAFATTGLGPQEGVTVVVGFPTGVVPAPRPVLEERSSLAQAFSVTPGRLGMAGGVLVVVLLGLGWLFGVVGRERRPGAGAASVAGAMVEFVPPEGIRPAQAGLLVDEVVNPVAIPATLVDLAVRGYLRIEDDAPDDWEKFDWRLVKLKAADKNLLDYERVLFDGLFASRGGRRAEVEEAVWLSELKQDFYHQSTLVRSALYQDAVQRGWFTDYPDEVQRRWVKRGRVVTVLGAALTLGAALTDYGLVALPILLAGPALMLGAKRMPRRTPVGAELLRRVNGFRAYLQTAGADRADALHADRFSPDLPYAIVFGLTEQWSRTVELVGAPPQTPWFYSRGSYTPHRFGSRMALFSSSSAASLTAPPPAVSGSSGFGSGGSGSWGGGGGSSGGGGSSGGGGGGGGGGSW